Genomic DNA from Pseudomonas sp. CCC3.1:
GCGTACCCGCAGACTCGTGCCCGCCAGGTTCATCTCGGCCGCCACCAGCACGACCGAGCCGGGCTGGGTATAACGCACGGCGTTGCGAATCACGTTTTCAAAGCAGCGATACAACAACTCGCCACTGACCTGACTGACAAACGGCGGGCACGCCTGCAGGACGACCCTGGATTCTTTGATGCCCGCCTCGAACTGCGCATCTTCAACGATCAGCGTCAGCAGTTCGAGGATGTCGACCGGTTCGCGCTCGATGCTGTCTGGCCGCCCCTGAACCCGGGCCAGGGTCAGCAGGGCTTCGATCAGGGTGTCCATGCGCACCGACTCGCGCTCGATGCGTTCGACCATTTCCGTACGTGCCGGGTCTTGATGCAACAGCCCGATGGCCGCTTGCATGCGGGTCAGCGGTGAGCGCAGTTCGTGGGAGATGTCGTGCAGTAAGTTCTGCTGGGCGTCGACCAGCAGTTTGAGCTGGTTGGCCATGCGGTCGCAGTCTTCGGCCAAGTCGACAATCTCGTCACGCCGCCCGCCCATCATCGGCTTGACCCGGGTGCCAAAACGGCCCTGGGCCACATCACTCATTGCCCGGCGCAGGAAGGCCAGCGGCCAGGTCAGATAAAAAGCCATGTAGCCACTGAACAGCGCGCTCATCACCGTGCCAATGATCAACGGCATCAGGCCCGGCCCTTCTCCCATGCCTGGCCCGGGCCCCGTGCCGCCGCCCTTGGGCCCACCCGGAGCGCGGGTAGATCGCAGGGACAGTTCGATGCCTTCCTTGCTGATGACCGTGCGTTCAAACACCGGGTGCAACACCGGCGAGCCAGCCAGCAACTGTTCGTTGCTGTCATACACGCCAATGGCCTGGTCATCGGGATGGCGCCAAACCGTCAGCAGTTGCATGCCCGACTCGACACCGAACTCTTCCAGCAAGTGAATTTCACTGGTGAGAATGGTGTCCAGGTGCGGATCGCCCGGCTTTGATTTGCTGACGATCACAAACGCCATGCCGACAAAAAATGTCAGCGTGGTCGCCAGCCAGAACGCCAGGAACAGTTTCCAGAACAGCCGACTCAGTTTAATCATTCAGCAATCAACAGGTAGCCGAGGCCGCGCACGCTCTGAATCCAGGCTTTGGCGTCGTCGCGTGGACCCAGCTTTTGGCGAATGCTGCTGATATGCACGTCGATGCGTCGGTCGTAGCGCGTCAGCGGGCAGCCCAAGGCATTGAGTGACAAGTCCTGCTTGCTCACCACTTGCCCGGCACTGCGAGCCAGCTCTTCAAGCAGGCTGAATTCGGTGCTGGTGACCCCCAACTCATTGCCCTGCCACAGCGCCTGGCGCCTGCCGGGCCACAGGACCAAATGCCCGGTTCTGATCACGTCGGTGGCGGGCTGATCGGTGGCGGGGTTCACCCGGCGCATGATGGCCCGCAAGCGTGCGACCAGTTCACCTGGCGAGCTGGGTTTGGGCACGTAGTCGTCAGCGCCCAGCTCAAGGCCGGTGATGCGGTCTATGTTGTCGCCACGGGCGGTGAGCAACACCACCGGTACCTGACTGTGCGCACGGATGCGCCTGAGCACTTCGATGCCCGACAGCCTTGGCAACATGACGTCCAGCACCACAATGCTGTAACGACCGGACAACGCTTCAACCTCGCCCTCCTCGCCGGTGTGCACCGCAGTTGCTGTAAAACCTTCACGCTCAAGGTACTCACTGAGCAAGGCAGTCAGCTCCTGGTCATCGTCGACGAGCAATACACGGATCATGGCGAACTCTTTAAAGGGGATCGACGCATTATCGTACTGGAATGGCGCACAGTCATCGCCCCACGCCAACCTTTACCTAACTTGACATTGGGTTAACCGCACCAAACGCCCCGAGCTTTTATGCTGGTACTCCACCAGCCTGCTTGCCTCGCGGTGCATGCCGTCTTGTTGAGTCATCTCCGCGCCCGCTTACGCTGCTTGTCGATGTGTCCTGGAAATATAGATCTTGATGAATTTTCCGCGCCTGCTCTGCTCGGTTGCACTGCTGCTCAATGCCACACTGGCACACGCCCAAGGTTTCAAAATTTCTGATATTCGAATCAACGGGTTACAGCGGGTTTCCGCTGGCAGCGTGTTCGGTGCCCTGCCCCTGAATGTCGGTGAAGAAGCGGATGACCAGCGCTTGGTCGAGTCCACACGCGCACTATTCAAAACCGGGTTTTTCCAGGACATCCAGCTGGGTCGCGATGGCGATGTGCTGATCATCACCGTGGTCGAGCGACCGTCCGTCGCCAGTATTGATATCGAAGGCAACAAGGCCATCTCCACCGACGACCTGATGAAAGGTCTCAAACAGTCGGGCCTGGCCGAAGGCGAGATCTTCCAAAAAGCCACCCTTGAAGGCGTGCGCAACGAACTATTGCGCCAGTACGTGGCCCAGGGTCGCTACTCGGCCTCGGTTGATACCGAAGTCGTTGCCCAGCCGCGTAACCGCGTGGGCCTGAAAATCAAGATCGACGAAGGTGAAGTCGCGGCGATCAAGCACATCAACGTAGTCGGCAATACTGTGTTTGACCAGGCCGAGCTGGACGACCAGTTCACCCTGAAGACCACCAATTGGCTGTCGTTTTTCAAGAACGATGACAAGTATGCCCGCGAGAAGCTGTCCGGCGACCTGGAGCGTCTACGCTCCTACTACTTGGACCGTGGCTATATCAACATGGAAATCGTCTCGACTCAGGTGTCGATCACGCCGGACAAGAAGCAGGTATTCATCACCGTCAATATTAATGAAGGTGATAAATACACCGTGCGTGACGTCGCCCTGCGCGGCGACTTGAAAGTCCCCGAGGAGCAGATCAAAGCGCTGTTACTGGTGCAAAAGGGTCAGGTGTTTTCACGCAAACTCATGACCAGCACCTCGGACCTGATCACCCGTCGCCTGGGTAACGAGGGTTATACCTTCGCCAACGTCAACGCCGTGCCAACCCCGAACAATCAAGACCACACAGTCGACATCGTATTTGTGGTCGACCCGGCCAAGCGCGCGTACGCCAACCGCATCAATTTCCGTGGCAACACCAAAACCGACGACAAGGTGCTGCGCCGTGAAATGCGGCAGATGGAAGGTGGCTGGGCGTCGACCTACCTGATTGACCAGTCCAAAGTGCGCCTTGAGCGCTTGGGTTACTTCAAGGAAGTCAACGTTGAAACACCGGCCGTGGCGGGTGTTGATGACCAGGTTGACGTGAATTACACCGTTGAAGAACAAGCTTCCGGCTCGATCACCGCCAGCGTCGGCTTTGCCCAGAGCGCCGGTTTGATCCTGGGCGGCTCGATCACCCAGAACAACTTTTTAGGCACGGGTAACTCCGCCAGCATTGGCTTGACCCGCTCCGAGTACCAGAGCAAGTACAACATCGGCTTTACCGACCCCTACTTCACCGCAGACGGGGTGAGCCTGGGTTACAACGCGTTCTACAACAAAACCGACTACAACGATTACTACGACGATGGCGTGTCGTATTACTCGATCAACAGCTACGGCGCTGGCGTCACCCTGGGTTACCCGATCAACGAAACCTCGCGCTTGAGTTTTGGCCTGACCGCGCAGCACGACACCATCGAACCCGGCACTTACAGTGCGGATGAGATCTACGACTTCATCGAGCGTGAAGGCAAGCAGTTCACCAACTTCAAGGCCAACCTGGGCTGGTCGGAATCGACCCTGAACAAAGGGATATTGGCGACTCGCGGGTACTCGCAGAACCTGAACCTGATGGTCACGGTACCGGGCAGCGACCTGAGCTTTTACAAAATCGATTACAGCGGCCAGACCTTCCTGCCACTCAGCACGTCCACCTCGCTGCGCTTTCATACCAAGCTGGGGTATGGCAACGGCTACGGTTCAACCGATGGTTTGCCGTTCTATGAAAACTACACCGCTGGTGGCGAAGGCTCGGTGCGCGGGTTTGAAAGCGGCACCCTTGGCCCACGCAACACCCCGGCCACGGGCAACTACTCGAGCATGGGGCAAGCGTACTACTCCGACCGCGACACCGAAGCGCTGGGCGGCAACATCATGCTCACCGGTGGCGTGGAATACCTGTTTCCGATGCCGTTTATCAAAGACAACAAATCGCTGCGCACCTCCTTGTTCTGGGATGTCGGCAGCGTGTATTCGGACAAGTGCTACCTGACCACGACAACCGGTTGCGACGGCGTTGACCTGAGCCAGATGGCCAGTTCGGTAGGGGTTGGCGTGACGTGGTACAGCCCGATGGGGCCATTGAGCGTCAACCTGGCATTCCCGGTTCGCAAGCCTTCGGATGCCGAGACCCAAGTGTTCCAGTTCTCGCTGGGGCAGACGTTCTAAAATGCCTGCCTTGTGCAGCGTAATACGCTCAAACATCTACAGCATCACCCCCTGTGGGAGCGGGCTTGCCCGCGATGGTAGCGACGCGGTTTAACAGTAAAACCGCATCGCTTGCATCGCTGGCAAGCCAGGCTCCCACAGGTTTCTGAAACAGCGTTGGCTCCCTACAGAAGAATGCTCGCCAGCCTCTTGTATATGGGGAGTTTTGTTCAATACGCGTGCGGTGCAAACCCGCAATCTGCAGGCTCACTCACCAGAAGGAGCCCAGCAATGAGCGTATTGATTTCTATGGCCGCATTCGCCCTGGCGGCCTCTATTTCACCGGGGCCGGTGAATATCGTGGCGTTGAGCAGCGGCAGGCAGTTCGGGCTGGGCCCCAGCCTGAATCACGTTCTCGGCGCCACTGTGGGGTTTGTGGTGCTGCTGTTGTTCACCGGTTTCGGCCTGCATGAGGTGTTGAAACAGTGGCCGCTGCTGACTGATTTGATTCGCTGGGGCGGGATGGCTTTTTTGCTGTATCTGGCCTGGAAGCTGGCCGCCGATAACGGGCGAATCGATGTCGATGGCGCGACAACCCTGCAACCGTCTTTCATCAATGGCGCGATCATGCAGTGGCTTAACCCTAAAGCCTGGCTGGCAGCAGTTGCGGGCATGGGGGCGTTCGTGGCCAGCGGTGAAGCCTCACTGATCTGGTCGTTCGCGCTGATCTACTTTGTGGCCTGTTATGTGTCGGTGGCCTGCTGGGCCTATGCCGGGGCTTTTCTGAACCGCTATCTGCACAACCCGTCACGCATTCGCCTGTTCAACCGCTGCATGGCCGTCATGCTCTCAGGGTGCGCGGTCTCGTTACTGTGGTTTTAAGCCTTGTATTGACCGGGCGTGGCCGCAAGATGCTTTTTGAACACGCGCTGCAAATGGGCCTGGTCGGAAAAGCCGCTTTGCTGTGCGATGGCAGCGATGGTTGCGCCGTCACGCAGTTGCGTCTGGGCGTACTGAACCCGCCGGTTAGTCAGATAGGCATGGGGCGTCATGTGGTAGCGCTGTTCAAACGCACGAATCAGGTAGGCCTCTGACAAGCTGGCGGCTGCGCACATGTCTTCAAGGCGAATCGAACGCATGAAATGTGCATCGATATACTCAGCAACACGCTCCACTCGCACATTGGCAGCCTTGGGGGTCGACATCGAGCGGCCCAGCGACTGTTGCACCATCGAGAAAAAACCAACAGCCGCTTGATGCTTGGCCAGAACGTCTTGATCCGGATCGGTCAGTTGCTCATACAAGTCGATCACGCCATTAAACAGTTCAGGCGACTGCGTATGAGTGGCCGCTATGGGCTGAAACCCCTGCTGCTCGCCCCGCTCGCCGTCGTGCTGAATACCCGCCAGCCAGTGCGGGTCGACATACAGCATCAAGTACGACCATGGTTGATCGTCAATGGGATTGCAGGCATGCACTGCGCCCGGGTTCATCAAGACCACGGTGCCGACACTGATTGCCTGCCGGGTTTTCTCGTGCAGGTACAGGCACCGCCCGGAGGTGATGGCGCCAATAGAGAATATTTCATGCGAGTGCCGGGAGTAATGAACCTTGCGGCCATCGCCGATTGAGCGTGCCTCAATGAAAGGCAACTGTGCGTCCCGCCAGAATCTGGGGGTTACGCACGTAACATCGCTGAGCATGGTCTTTACCTGATCGCTAACCTGGCGCTGCACGAAATGCATCTGCGCGCTGAAACATTTCGTACAGTCTAGCCACAATACTGCACACCCGCAGGCACCGATTTACAGAAACCAGCGATATTCCCGCGCGCTGATGTCCTGCATGAAGGCCAGATGGTCCTGACGCTTGTTTTCGCAATAAACGTCCACAAATTCCGCCCCCAAACCTGCACGCAGTGACGGCTGATGCTGCATCACACGTACCGCCTCAAGCAGGTCGAGCGGGAAGTCGATGCCGCTGTTGCGGTCTTCGTTGAGCGGCGGGATCGGTTCTTTAGCAGTTTCAAGCCCATGCTCAAGCCCGATCAGAATCGCCGCCAGCACCAGATACGGGTTGGCATCGGCCCCTGCCAGACGGTACTCAACCCGCAGGTTTTTGGCGTCCGATTCCGGAATCCGCAAGCAGGCGTCGCGGTCTTCAAACCCCCAGCTCGCGCGGGTGGCGATATTGGTGGTGCCGCCCAGACGGCGAAAGGCGTTGTGGTTCGGGGCGAAGATCGGCATGCACGCCGGCAACAGCTCAAGACAGCCCGCAATGGCATGGCGCAGCGGTTGTTGCTGATTGGCCGCGAGCAGGTTGTTGCCTGCCGCGTCGTACAGGCTGACGTGCACATGCATGCCACTGCCCGGCTGCTGCAAGTAGGGTTTGGCCATAAAGCTGGCCCGATAGCCGTGTTTCAAGGCAACGCCCCGGGTGCTGCGACAGAACAGCGCCGACCAGTCTGCGGCACGCAAACCGTCATCCAGGTGGCCAAAATTGATTTCGAACTGACCCGGCCCCAGCTCGGCGGTGATCACTGTCGCATCAATGCCCTGAGCCTGCGCCGCCTCAACCATCTCATTGAGCACCGGCGCAAAACGTGACAGGCGCTCGATATGCATGTTGGGCTGGTCATCGGCATCGTCGCTCAGCTGATCCCGCGGGAACTGCGGCAAGCCATCGCGCAGTTGCCTGTCGAACAGATAAAACTCCAGTTCAAACGCCACCACCGGGTGAATGCCTTTGCGCGCTAGCCGGTTCAGCACGTGCGCCAGCACTTCACGCGGCTCAAATTCGATGGGTTTTTCAGTGCCGTCCGAGGTGATCAACATCTGCCCCAGCGGCTGCCCTTCCCACGTCACCGGCTTGAGCGTGCCCGGCACCAGACGCCGCACAGCATCCGGGTCGCCATCGTTAAAGCAATAATCACCGATTTTGAACAGCCCGCCCTGCACGCCCAACAGCACACAGTTTTGCGGCAATTTAAGGACGCTGCCGGACGCGACTTTTTCCAGCATGTCGACGGGGTAACGCTTGCCGTAGAAATGCCCCGCAATGTCCAGGGAGATCAGGTCGACATACCGCACATCAGGGTGGCGCTGGCGAAAGGCACGCACTTCAGCCAGCAGATCAGAGCAGGCAGCATCCATCATTGTTCATCCTTAATCAGGTGTAGACCCAAAGCACTCGCGCGAGATGCTCGGTCAGATTGGCGTAACGGCACAGGGTGTGGCTGTCGAACTGAAAACTGTCGCCGGCACGCAAGGTCACCGGCTCATCGTCATCGCCCAGCCATAAGGTCAATTCGCCTTCGAGCACATACCCGCCCTGCTCAGAGCTGTCGAGCATGTGCCGCTCGCCGCTGGTGGCACCCGCCTCCAGCACACTTTCGAGCATGGAAAACGAAGCCCTGATCTTTGGCGAAACGAGAATGTCGGTAATGCCGTTGGCCAGGTACAAGGTGCGGCGTTCGTCCGGGCGGGTGACCCACGACAATTGCTTAGGCTTGGGCATGTTGTAGAAATAGGTGGTTGGCACGTCCAGCGTTTCGCTGATGGCTGTCAGATCGGCCACCGTGGGCCGTGACAAACCGCGCTCAACTTGCGACAGAAAACCCACCGAGCGGCCAATTTTATCGGCCAGTTCCTTCAGGGTGATTTTCTTGTGCTTGCGCAGGTCGTGGATAAGGATCGCTAACGCGGCGATTTCTTCTTCTTTGTTCACGCGCTGAATCCGTTAAATAACCCACAGGTGAGTTTGAACATTTAGATCGCCATGAAATTTAATACATTTAATTTCATGAAAAAATACGCGGTAAATTTCACGACTGCAAGGTCATTTATTCACGGGCCAGCCGGATTCAAGGCCAAAAGGCGTTCGACATCCCCTTAAATGGCAGTAAGCGGCTGTTTTTACGTGATTTTTTTCGTTGAGGGGTTCCCAGATGGAGAAAATGTTGATAAATTCTCGCGCACTCTTACAGCAGACCTTAAAAACCTCGCAGTAAGCAGCGTCACACAGAGTGCCAAGCACTCTCGCAACAGATACAGGGGCGTCGCCAAGCGGTAAGGCAGCAGGTTTTGATCCTGCCATGCGTTGGTTCAAATCCAGCCGCCCCTGCCATTTTCAAGATTCAAATCCGCGTTATTCAGCCGCCAGGCGCTTTACGAATAACGACTCTCTCCTTTTTCACTAAGCCTTCTGATAACGCTCTGCCGCGTGTGCCTGCCGTAGTTCCCCAAGCAGCCCCTGACGCGCGCCCTCAAGAGCATCCCAGCGTGCCGCGTCATGCAATGGCGGAATAGTCACCTGCTCACGGCGGTCAAAGCCGACCAACGCCGCATCGACCAATTCGCCTACGTCCATCACCTCGCTCAGCGTATTGATATCAATGCCCGCTCGCTCCCAGATCTCAGTGCGGGTGGCCGCAGGCAGCACCGCCTGAATATAAACCCCCTTGGCAGCCAACTCTTGGTTCAAGCCTTGGGACAGGAACTGCACAAACGCCTTGGTTGCCCCATAGACCGTCATGCCGAACTCAGGCGCCAAACCGACGACCGACCCAATATTGACGATCGCACCTTCGCCAGCTTTTACCAGCCGTGGGGCAATTGCACTGGCCAGTCGCGCCAATGCAGTGGTGTTAAGGGTGATCAGGCTTGTGATGCTCTCAGGCGTCTGCTCAAGAATACCGCCTGACTGAGCCGCCCCTGCATTGTTGATGAGGATGCCGATGCTGGCGTCATCACGCAGGCGCGCCTCAACAGCAGCCACATCAGCCGATTGAGTGAGGTCAGCCTGCAACACGTCCACCGCCACCCCGTATTGCTTGTGCAGATGGGTTGCCAGGGTTTCCAGGCGCGCCTTGTCGCGAGCAACCACTACCAGATTGTGGCCACGGCGGGCGAAACGCTCGGCGTAGGTAGCGCCAATACCGCTGGAAGCACCGGTAATTAAAACAGTCGAATGAGTGGTCATAGGGTTCTCGCTAAAAAGAAAATCAAACAATGTGTCGACCCAGGCCGCCTTTATGGGCGGCCGCTTGAACCCGCGCCTTTACCTGCGCGATTACGGGTCAGCGGCGCATGCACCATTCGATTGGCAAGCGCGAGAGATCCAAGGGCATAGGGCTCAAACAAAGTCTTGTGGGTCACGGCAGTCATCCTTTAAGAAAGTGGCGAGCCGTTATGATGATGACCACAATCTAAATCGTCAAGCGCTTTGATGATGACCGTCATCCATGTATATTGCGCGCCTGACACTGCACACCATTGAAGAGGTATTTAGCGATGAGGGTTACCAAAGCACAGGCACAGGCGAATCGAGCGCACATCGTTGAAACCGCATCGGTGCTGTTTCGTGAACGTGGCTATGACGGCGTAGGTATCGCGGATCTGATGGCCGCCGCAGGGTTTACCCATGGCGGGTTCTACAAGCATTTCGCCTCAAAAGCCGACCTGATGGCCGAAGCCGCCACCTGCGGGCTGACGCAGAGCCTGGACGAATACGCAGGGCAGGATATTGTCCAATTTTTCGACATGTACCTCTCACGCGAGCACCGTGATACGCGAGGCACAGGCTGCACATTGGCGGCTCTTTGCGCAGATGCAGCGCGTCAACCTGAAGCGATCAAGGCCGCCTTTGCACACGGAATCGAAGGCATGCTGGCTGGCGTAGAGCGCTCTGGCAAAACACTGGTTGACGTAGACCCACAGACGCGCCGAGCCAAGATGCTCGACGCGCTGGCCCATGCCGTCGGCGCTGTAGTGCTATCACGCGCCTGCCCGGATGACTCGCCCTTGGCGGACGAAATCCTCGATGCCTGTCGCACAGAAGTCCTCGCGCCGTTGCTACCGAAGGCTGAGGGTTAAAGAATCCTGCAGGCGCTGCCTTAGGCAGATCCTTGACAGTGCTCGACCGTTATCGCAGGCCTACTTGCCCCACTCAATCACTTCACTGTAAGGCGTTTGAATATCGCGCTCGGGAATCTCCCAGATCACTAACTTGGCAGGGGTCTGCTTGAAGGCTGGGTTGTTGAAGTAGTTATTCGCACCACCGGAAAACTCTCCGCCATCCTTGGAGAAATCTCCTACTGGGGCGCTAAGCGCTTGCTGTAAGAAGCCGAGGAAATTGGAGTTACGCGAAAACGAAGTGCCAATCAGCGCAACGTTAGGCAAGTTGCTATCACCGAACAGGTCATCAAGGCTTTCTACACCGCTCTGAGCGTCAACTTTCTTCTCACCTATCTGGCTCGCCGCCACGGTTTCCGAGGCCGGTTGCGAGGTCACTGGCAACCAATCGAGGCCTGCCAAACGCACCAGATCCCCCGGGCGTCGTGCCGGGCTTTGCACACTCACCTCAAATTCCTTGTGCGGCGTGGCGCTGATGCCCATCGCCTGCACGTGCTGCGCGATTGCCTTGGCAGCCGCCGACGAGCCGATTTCGCTCCAGTGGGTGTCGGTGCGCAAGAACGCTTCGGCCCCCAACGGTTGCAGCACCGGTGCGAGGTCAATCGCCTTGACGCCCGCTTTGTTCAACGCGTCGACCCACGCCACGGCGCGGTTTTGCAATTGCGCCGGGCGACGCAGATCGCACAGTTGCGCACTGGCAATGCGGCTTTTATCCGGCACCACAGCCACCAGCAACGCAATGCCGCGCTTGGCCAAACGTTGCTGAATATCGAGTATCGCTGCTGCCTTGGCGTCCGCATTGTCTTGCGCGTGACGGTTGATGCGCATTTCGTCGGTCAAAAATAACCAGCCATCACATCCCGGACGCACCCGAGCACCAGTGTCGTGAAACGTCAGCCAGCTCGCTGCGCGCTCCAGGTCGGCAGCGCGTTCGGGCACGGCCGCCATCGACAATTGCTTGGCAATTTTGTGGGTTACTTCGCCATGCAGCACCGCGTCACGCGTCAGATTGGGCGGCAACAGTTCAACCTTGCCGCTGAGCAACAGCCAGACAACCGAGGCAAAGCTCACCAGCATAAACGCGGCAAAAACCCAGCCGGACAGCTTGCTGATTCGGGCAGTGAATTCACTCGGCATGGCCGGTTTTGGGGATGAGTCAGGCATAGGCTCGGCCATCAGAACTGGAAGTACAGGAAAGGCACCGCTTCACGGCTCGCGATCAACGCGAACGAAAGCAGAAAACCCGCCACCGGCCACACGGCCGCTATCGGTGCATACAGAACGGAGCCGCCGAAGCATTGTTCGTAACGACTCTTGAACGCTGGCGCGATGATGCAGGCGATACCGAGCAATGCTGCCAGGCCATGCGCCGAACGCAACGTCACCGCCAGCGCATCACCCAAAGCGAAGCCATGCAGCCCGAACTGCCCCGCGTACATGTTCAGCGCCGAATGGAAGTCCGGCGCGCGGAACAGGGTCCAGGCCATAAACACAAACAACAGAGTCAGAGTATGCGCCAGCACGGGTGGAATGCTCGGCAAGGTCGAGCGCGACCACAAACGGTCGACGCACAACGCGATGCCATGGGCCGAACCCCACAACAGGTAGTTCCAGCTATCACCGCCATGCCACAGACCCGCAATAGCCATGGTCAAAAACAGGTTGCGATAGGTGTTCCAGGCGCCTTTGCGGTTGCCGCCAAGGGCGATGTACAAGTAGTCACGCAACCAACTGGACAGCGACAAATGCCAGCGGCGCCAGAAATCCTGAATACTGCGAGCCAGATAAGGCTGGTTGAAGTTTTCCGGGAAGTGAAAGCCCAGCATCAAGCCCAGGCCGATGGCCATGGCGCTGTAACCAGCAAAGTCGAAAAACAGTTGCAGCGAATACGCCAGGCAACCGATCCAAGCGTCGACAAAGGACGGATTGTCCAAGTGAAACGCCACGTCCACCAGCGGCGACAGGGTGTCGGCCACCAACACTTTCATGCACATGCCGATCATGAAACGGCGCGCGCCGAGGGAGAAGTTCTGCCAGTCGAAGTAACGCTTGGTCAGCTCACGACGCACCCAGTCATAACGAATGATCGGACCGGCAATCGAGTGGCCGAACATCGAGATGTAGGTGGCGTAATTGATGAAGCTACGCTCCACCGGCACGGTATGCCGGTGGACGTCCACCAGATAGGAAATCGCCTGCAACACAATAAACGACAACCCGGCTGGCAACGCGACGCGTTGCCACTCCAGCGGCATGGCACCGGGATAAGTAATCCACTCAATCCAGGTGGCAGCCAGGATGTTGGCGTATTTGTACCAGCACAGCACCGCTGTGTTGAACACAATCAGTGCAATCAACAGCCGCACGCGCCCCTTGGAGTCCTCCCGCGAGCGGTCAATCAACAGCCCGCCGACCCATGCCACCACCGTCAACGCCATATGCAGCGCGAGAAACATCGGGTTCAGCCAGCCGTAAAACAACCAGCTGCCGATCAACAAAATGACGTTACGCCACTGCGGCTTGCCCAATGCATAGATGAGCAAGAAAGCAGGCAGGAATAACGTCAGAAACTCGAGAGAGGCGAAGACCATGGCGGCGGTAGAATCCGATCAGTGAGATAGAGTGTCCGTTGCATGCAACAACCGCGGCCCGTTGGCAGAAGGCACCAACATCACGCTGTAACGCTCGTTCGCCTTGAGTTCACCCAAATCCACTGGAGCGCCGACATTGGCATTTGCACACACCAGTTGCACCGA
This window encodes:
- a CDS encoding HAMP domain-containing sensor histidine kinase, whose product is MIKLSRLFWKLFLAFWLATTLTFFVGMAFVIVSKSKPGDPHLDTILTSEIHLLEEFGVESGMQLLTVWRHPDDQAIGVYDSNEQLLAGSPVLHPVFERTVISKEGIELSLRSTRAPGGPKGGGTGPGPGMGEGPGLMPLIIGTVMSALFSGYMAFYLTWPLAFLRRAMSDVAQGRFGTRVKPMMGGRRDEIVDLAEDCDRMANQLKLLVDAQQNLLHDISHELRSPLTRMQAAIGLLHQDPARTEMVERIERESVRMDTLIEALLTLARVQGRPDSIEREPVDILELLTLIVEDAQFEAGIKESRVVLQACPPFVSQVSGELLYRCFENVIRNAVRYTQPGSVVLVAAEMNLAGTSLRVRITDQGPGVEEQRLQRIFQPFERGTSEPGSGFGLGLAIALRAVEMHGGTISAHNQPSGGLTVEINLPRQA
- a CDS encoding response regulator transcription factor, which gives rise to MIRVLLVDDDQELTALLSEYLEREGFTATAVHTGEEGEVEALSGRYSIVVLDVMLPRLSGIEVLRRIRAHSQVPVVLLTARGDNIDRITGLELGADDYVPKPSSPGELVARLRAIMRRVNPATDQPATDVIRTGHLVLWPGRRQALWQGNELGVTSTEFSLLEELARSAGQVVSKQDLSLNALGCPLTRYDRRIDVHISSIRQKLGPRDDAKAWIQSVRGLGYLLIAE
- the bamA gene encoding outer membrane protein assembly factor BamA, coding for MNFPRLLCSVALLLNATLAHAQGFKISDIRINGLQRVSAGSVFGALPLNVGEEADDQRLVESTRALFKTGFFQDIQLGRDGDVLIITVVERPSVASIDIEGNKAISTDDLMKGLKQSGLAEGEIFQKATLEGVRNELLRQYVAQGRYSASVDTEVVAQPRNRVGLKIKIDEGEVAAIKHINVVGNTVFDQAELDDQFTLKTTNWLSFFKNDDKYAREKLSGDLERLRSYYLDRGYINMEIVSTQVSITPDKKQVFITVNINEGDKYTVRDVALRGDLKVPEEQIKALLLVQKGQVFSRKLMTSTSDLITRRLGNEGYTFANVNAVPTPNNQDHTVDIVFVVDPAKRAYANRINFRGNTKTDDKVLRREMRQMEGGWASTYLIDQSKVRLERLGYFKEVNVETPAVAGVDDQVDVNYTVEEQASGSITASVGFAQSAGLILGGSITQNNFLGTGNSASIGLTRSEYQSKYNIGFTDPYFTADGVSLGYNAFYNKTDYNDYYDDGVSYYSINSYGAGVTLGYPINETSRLSFGLTAQHDTIEPGTYSADEIYDFIEREGKQFTNFKANLGWSESTLNKGILATRGYSQNLNLMVTVPGSDLSFYKIDYSGQTFLPLSTSTSLRFHTKLGYGNGYGSTDGLPFYENYTAGGEGSVRGFESGTLGPRNTPATGNYSSMGQAYYSDRDTEALGGNIMLTGGVEYLFPMPFIKDNKSLRTSLFWDVGSVYSDKCYLTTTTGCDGVDLSQMASSVGVGVTWYSPMGPLSVNLAFPVRKPSDAETQVFQFSLGQTF
- a CDS encoding LysE family translocator, yielding MSVLISMAAFALAASISPGPVNIVALSSGRQFGLGPSLNHVLGATVGFVVLLLFTGFGLHEVLKQWPLLTDLIRWGGMAFLLYLAWKLAADNGRIDVDGATTLQPSFINGAIMQWLNPKAWLAAVAGMGAFVASGEASLIWSFALIYFVACYVSVACWAYAGAFLNRYLHNPSRIRLFNRCMAVMLSGCAVSLLWF
- a CDS encoding AraC family transcriptional regulator, with the translated sequence MLSDVTCVTPRFWRDAQLPFIEARSIGDGRKVHYSRHSHEIFSIGAITSGRCLYLHEKTRQAISVGTVVLMNPGAVHACNPIDDQPWSYLMLYVDPHWLAGIQHDGERGEQQGFQPIAATHTQSPELFNGVIDLYEQLTDPDQDVLAKHQAAVGFFSMVQQSLGRSMSTPKAANVRVERVAEYIDAHFMRSIRLEDMCAAASLSEAYLIRAFEQRYHMTPHAYLTNRRVQYAQTQLRDGATIAAIAQQSGFSDQAHLQRVFKKHLAATPGQYKA
- a CDS encoding glutamine synthetase family protein → MDAACSDLLAEVRAFRQRHPDVRYVDLISLDIAGHFYGKRYPVDMLEKVASGSVLKLPQNCVLLGVQGGLFKIGDYCFNDGDPDAVRRLVPGTLKPVTWEGQPLGQMLITSDGTEKPIEFEPREVLAHVLNRLARKGIHPVVAFELEFYLFDRQLRDGLPQFPRDQLSDDADDQPNMHIERLSRFAPVLNEMVEAAQAQGIDATVITAELGPGQFEINFGHLDDGLRAADWSALFCRSTRGVALKHGYRASFMAKPYLQQPGSGMHVHVSLYDAAGNNLLAANQQQPLRHAIAGCLELLPACMPIFAPNHNAFRRLGGTTNIATRASWGFEDRDACLRIPESDAKNLRVEYRLAGADANPYLVLAAILIGLEHGLETAKEPIPPLNEDRNSGIDFPLDLLEAVRVMQHQPSLRAGLGAEFVDVYCENKRQDHLAFMQDISAREYRWFL
- a CDS encoding helix-turn-helix domain-containing protein; the protein is MNKEEEIAALAILIHDLRKHKKITLKELADKIGRSVGFLSQVERGLSRPTVADLTAISETLDVPTTYFYNMPKPKQLSWVTRPDERRTLYLANGITDILVSPKIRASFSMLESVLEAGATSGERHMLDSSEQGGYVLEGELTLWLGDDDEPVTLRAGDSFQFDSHTLCRYANLTEHLARVLWVYT